GGCGGTCGGCATGGGCGAGCGCGAAGGCCGGTGCCCGTTCGAGCTCGGGGATGCGCTCCTTGCACTGCTCGACCTGCTTCTGCTTGGCCTCGATGTCGCGCAGCAACTGGTCCAAAGCCTGGTCCACCAGGCCGAGCACCGAACCGACCAGCAGCGGCGGGTCGCGCCGCGAACGCTTGAAGCCCAAGCCTTCGCCCTCGCGCCAGTGGTAGAAGCCGTCGAAGCGGGTTCGCTGTTCCCGGATGCACCAGGCCAGCAGATGGCGCCATTCGAGCGGCTGATTCGTGCCGGGCAAAGAGCGGGCCGCAAGCCGGCCTATCGAGAACTGCTCCAGAGCGCGGCCATAACCGTCGAAGTCGTTCGGCGCGGTGCCCTCGAACAACCGGTCCAGGGCGTCGCATCGGGCGGCCAGGGAGTGGCTGTACAAGCCGTACGGCCGGAAGACCAGCCAGACGGCGCCATCCACATGGACCTTCGCCGCCACTCCGCCTTTGGGAAAACTGCCAGCGGCCTTGCTGCGCAGGGTGGCGATGGCAGGCGCATCGTCACCCAGAACGTACCTCAGCAACAGGCACAGCGAAGTCTTGCCGACGCCATGACCTGCGCTGGCCAACCCCGATGCATCGTTGGAGGCGGACTCCTTGGCCCAGACGATGTTCAACCCGGCATGCAGGTCGATGGTGCGCGTGAGCACCATCGGCTCACGGGATTCGACCAACCACATCGTTTCAACCCAGAGCCTGGGCTGCGTGCGGACCGGTTGACTTGCCTTGAGCCAGGTCGACATGGCGTCCTCTTACTGTGTGCCGGTGGCCTTGGGGCTGGCCGGTAGTGCCGCGCTCTTTTCGACCTCTGCAGCTACGCGCCGACTCTCGGCCCGCCACAGAAGCCGAGCAGTCTCGGGATGCTCTGGCAGCTGGATGACATCTCCCGGTGACGCACCTGCGCCTCGCGTGTAGAAGGCCTTGCCATCCCGGGTTGAACGCACGAGCACATCAACACCAGCAAGGCGCTGCACGATGGGCTGGACGCGGCTCAGGAGAGGCATCACGTCATTCATCCCGAGCGCCGGCCGCAAGGACTCGAAGCGCGCGCCTTCTTCGGGGGCCAAGTAGTGCCCAGCCGCTGCCAACGCAGCCACCGCTGACTGGATGTCCGCCAGCGAACAGCCCTCCGTCCGCTCGGCGACCAGTGCCGTCACCAGGCCAGCCAGCCGGCCTTCCTCGGCATTGCGAATCATTCCGAGCTCGGGGTACGACACGGGCACCGGCTGCGGCGTGAACGACACGCTGGCCTGCTGGTCCCATGCCTCTAGCACCAGCCTCCGCGTTCGGTACTCACGGTAGGTCCGCATCTCGCCTTCCTGCAGGACCCGGAAGGTCTCGCTTGGGTAGTCGGCGCCCATCACATCCTTGGGGTCGAGGATGTAGCGCAGCTCGTCCCGGGTGAGGCCGTAGAGGCGGGCGTAGTAGGCGTCGAGCTCAGCGCGCAGTTGGGCGCGGCGCTCGGGGTTCCAGGCGAAGGGCTGGCCTTGCTCGGCGGCAGGGCGCGGGTCGTAGGCGGCGAGGTCTTCGCCCCAGGCCTGCAGGTCGTGCGAGGTGTAGGTGAGTTCGAGGACGCGGGGGACGATAAAGGCGAGGTCGGCGTCTGTGTAGCTGCCGGGGGGCAACACCGGGAACTGCTTCAGGTAGCCATACGTCAGGTGTGTGCCTCCCACCTTTTGGCGAGCGACGTAGTCGAAGGTGATGGACTGCCAGTTGCCCAGAAGGCACGCCTGCAGCGGCGCTTTGCCTTGACAAAAGTACAGCGGAAGCGTGTGGCCCACACCCAGCCGCGGCATGACAGTCCCAATCACCGTTCGCACCTTCTCGACGCCGGTGATGTCCCGCCAGCCCATTAACCACCGTGGACTGCGCCGGTCCATCCACTCATCCACAAAATTCAGGAGTGAGCCAATCCTGGTTCCGGCGTTCGACAAACCGTGGAAGGACTGCTGCCACACCTGAACCGCCGTCTCCTCTGCGTTGTCGAACGGCGTCTCAGCATCCTGCCGCGCCCACTTGGCCCAATTGCTAAGGTCCTCGCCGCCTCTCGTACGGCGCAGCGCTCCAAGTAGCGCTGCAGCGCCACGGTCCATTTCCGCAGTCGCGCGCCACTGAGCTTCTGCCAGAACCCTTGCGCTGGCGTTGGTCAGCCCATGACCACAAAGCCGCCGCATCCACTCCCCGGCAAGCCACGACGCCACAGCGAATTCAAGCGACTTCTCGTCGTCGAAGTCGGCATACGGTCCTTGTTGATGTGTCAAGAGCCAAGCTCGCGCAACCCGAGCAGGTACGCGGGCAATACGGGCCAGAACCTCGCGTTCATCGACCCAGTAGCGCGGACGCACAGTGCATACAGGGTCACCCTTCTGGGCGTCGCTCAAGTCGGCGGTTTCGACCTCGCCCGCAACACCGCTGGCTGCGGCGACATAGGTCGCCCAGCGGTGGTCGAACTGGTGAATCATCTTCGCTTCGTACAGAGGCAAGAGAGCGGACGGGCCAGAAGTCGCGGGCGTGGTGGCGAACAGGCCGCTGTCACCCGACATATGGAACATGGTCTGGAAGCGGATTCCCCACGGGTTCACCTCAAGCCGCAGCGACTTGCCGTCCTCTCCCACTTCACCTTCGGTGATGAGCACGGGCGCTGCGCGGTAGAGCTTCTTGGTCAACTCTGCGTCGCGCTTGCTACGAAATACCGGACATGTGCGGGTGTTCGGGTTGATGAGGGCGAACTCGTCGGGCGTGAGCGAGAAGCGACGATGGCGGTCGTGAATTTGCTCGGGCTGACGCGCAAAGAACACGAGCGAGGCGGCTTCGTCGTCGGGCTTTCCCCCAAGCGTCAACAGCGCGAATCTGAACGCATGGTGCACCGACGGGAAGACGAACTCTTCATTTTCCAGACACAGCAGACTGCGCAGATGGCCACCAAGGGCTAGGCGCTCAAAGTAGGCCTTGGTGGAGTCGTCCGTGGCGATGCCGGTTGGCACGATGAAGCCCGCACGTCCATCGGGCGCTGTGGCTTGGAAGAAAGTCTCCGAGAACAGCGCATACGTATTGACATCGCCAACGCCGGTTAGTGGGTAACGCCGACTGTCGTGCGCGTAGAGACTGGCGGCCTCGGCACCACGGCGCGCGGCGATGAAGCTGGCATACAGCGCCATCTCGGCGCGGTTGGGCGGCGTCAGTCCCTCAGCGCGCTCCAGGTCCGGGTTCACGCGATGCAGTAGGACGCCTTCACGCAGCCACTCGATGCGCAGGGCGCGCTCGGCCTTGTTCTTGGCCATGGCCACCAGTGGGCTGCGGGTAGCGAAGAACTCTTCCTCCTGCAGCTTGATGCGCTCCCAAGGTGGGTTGCCCAGCATCACGCTGAAGCCGCCCTTCGCTGCCACCTGCGGGAAGGCCAGCCACCAGTGGAAGACGCTGTGCTGGCGGCACAGAGCCTGCGCAACATCCTCCACCTCGGCTTTGGGTGCCTGGCCGCTCAGCACACCCCAAAGGTATCCCGACAGCGGCACTGCGTCGGCAGCACCGGCCAGCTTTGGCGCCAGGAAGGCCGCCACATAGGTGTCTGCCAGCCGTGCAAAGCTGCTGCGCTGAGCCTGGGCCTGCGCCGTGGCCCAGGCCTGGCGCTTGGCGGCCAGGTGCTCGGGCGTGTCGTCGTCTAAGGTCTCGACGCTGACGGCCTGCGCGGCCAGTCCGGCCTGGGTCAGCAGGTCGCCGCCGGCAATCTGGCGCCAGCTCTTCAGATCGGCCTTGTTCTGCTTCTTCAAGGCGCTGGCCACGGCCTTTTCGTCACCCGACAGCGCGGTGTAGGCCTCATCGGGGATGCCGCCTTCCAGCACCTTGGGGTCCAGCACGCCCAGCAGTGCGTCGCCAACGCGCAGGTGGTGGTCCACAAAGCTCAGGGGCCGGTCGGGCGAGTAGGCCTCCAGCCACAGCGCCGTCTTGGCCAGCTGGATGGCCATCGGGTTCTTGTCCACGCCGAAGATGCAGCGGCCCACCACGTCACGCAGTGCGTGGCGGTAGTCTGTTGGCGTCGGGGCCCCACCTTCTCGCTCAGCAGCCGCACGGTGCAGCGCGACCTCGTCGGCCAAGCGCCGCGCAGCCGACAGCAGGAAGTGGCCACTGCCGCAGGCGGGGTCGCACACGGTGAGCGCGAGCAGCGCCTCCACCGGGCGCTCGGGGTTGGCCTTCACCGTCTGCGCGATGACGGGCTCCAGCGCGCTCTTGATGAGCTCCTGCACCAGGCTGTCGGGCGTGTAGTAGCTGCCGGTCAGCTTGCGCGTGTTGCCCTTGGTGCTGGCATCGGTCTCGTCGTCGCCGACGAAGGCCAGGCGCGCCGTGGTGGGCGATGCCAGGCCCTGCAGGTCGGGTACCAGCTCCAGCAGGCTCTCGTAAACGCTGCCCAGCTCCTCGGGGCCCATGTCGCGGTAGTTGACGCGCGAGAGGGCACCGTCGGCGCGGAACCAGCCAAGCTGGAACACGGCGGCCAGCAGGTGGCGGTTGTCCAGCTGAGCGGCGTCCAGACGCGGGCACTGGTCGGCATCGAACAGGCCGCCCAGGGCGGGCAGGCCCAGGGCTGGTTGCCCGCCGGCCAGCGAGCCGAAGGTGATGATCAGCGCATGCCAAAGGTCGGCATGGCGGTCGTGCTGGCTGCGACGCACGGCGCGGTCGCGCAGCCAGGTGAGTGAATAGCCGGTCAGGTAGCGGGCCTTGGCCTCGTCGCTGGCATCGGGGGCGAAAACCAGGCGCTCACCGGTGCCACGGTCGCGGCGGTCTTCCACCGTGGCCAGGAAGATGAAGCGGTAGACCAGGCGCAGCAGCTCTTCGAAGAAGGCCTGGCGGTCGTAGCCGTCCTGGGTGCTTTGCAGCGCAGTGCGCAGGGCCCCGTTGGCCGGGTGCGAGAGGAAGCCGGTGCCCAAGGCCCGCAGTGCCTCGGCCACTTGGTAGCGCAGCTTGCCGCGTACAGTGACACCAGCCTGCTGACCTGCGGCGCGCCAGCGCTCCCATGGGCAGTCGGTGGGTGGTGTCTCAGCCGTGCCAAAGCGCGAGGCATGGGCCAGCAGCCAGAAGGCGCTGAAGTCGGCCAGCAGCTCTTCGGTGAACAGGGCTTCGAGGTCGACCTCGATGTAGGCCGGGCGCGTGAGGCTGGCGTTGTCGCGCAGGATGCGCAGGGTTAGGCCGTTGCTGACGATGGCCCACAGGGACGCGTCGCTGGCGTTGAGCGCCTCCTGAGCCAGCATGAAGGGGCTGCGGCGGCGGGTCTTGCCGGTGTCGGGGTTGGTCTCGCCAAAGCGTTCGGCGGCGCTGTCCAGCGGCTGGTCGAAGCCGGCGAAGACCAGAGGCACGCGGCCACCGTTGCCTGCGTAGCCGATGGCGTACTGGTGGCCAGCATGCTCGATGGCCGGGCAGCGGGCGGCATCGCTGAAGTGCAGCACATCGCGCAGCAGCGGCAGCAGCCATTCGCGCACGGTGACCTCATGCGCTTGCACATCCTGCCGGCGACGCAGGGCCTGGAAGTCCTGCCAGAGGGTGAGTGCAATCTTGAAGTCGCGCGCGATTTCATCGCGCAGCTTAAGTCCTTTGGCGATGCGGTACTGCGGCTCGGTCTGCTCGCTGGCCTTGGGGTCGGCCAGCAGGGTCAGCCGGGTCAGTTCCTCGGCGGGGAGCAAACCTCCTTCGATGCGGATGGCGCGGTAGGCGAGCTGGTGGAGAGGCTTCTTGGCCATGGTGTCAGGCGCCCACGGCGTTGGAAGTGGCTGCATCCGGCAGCAGCACGTACAGGCCCATCACGTCGACAGGCAGGCTGGCGGTGACCTGGTAGCTGCCGCGGCCTTCTGCTGCCTCGCGCACGCGGCGGTGGTCGGCCAGCAGCGCTTGGGCACGGGCCTTGGCCATCGCCTCCAGCTGGGGCTGCCAGCTGGGCAATGCGTCAAGAGCGGTCTGCAGTTGACGGTCACGCAACGGGGCGGGCATGTTGCGGGTGGTTTCGGCGCCCAGCAGTTGGCGGGTCATGTCGGGGGCGAGTTCGGCAAAAGGCTCGGAACCGCTGGCGGCCACGGCCACAGCTTCTTCGCACATCAGCAGCCGGGTCTGGCTGCCATGGGTGACGGTGAGCTGGTGGCGGATGCGCAGCAGCAGCACGGTGGTCTTGAGCGACACGCCATGCACGAAGGCGGCGCCAGCGCGGGCGACGGCAGCGTCATCGGCGGTGGTGCTGGCGTCGTCCAGCGCCTGCTCCAGCAGCGTGTCAGCCAGTACGGACACCAGCGGGTGCGTGCGGTGGACGAAGTTGGCGCCCTGGGCGGCAGGCTGGTGGAAGTCGATGCGCAGGGTGTTGGCCAAGCCCTCGGCAGCGAGGCGCTCGCGCACGGCAGGTGGCAGGTGCTCCGTCAGCAGCTTGAAGTGCTGCTTCACCGGTTGCAACGGCGCCCCCAGCTGCGCAGCGGCACGGCTGACGAAGCGCTCGACTTCGGCCTCGCCACCCAGCACAGTGGCAGACTTGCGCCACTCGGGCAGCACGTCCTCCGGCTTCAGGCGGCGCTGGGCAAAGATGCTGCGGTTCTGCTTGGCCTTCTCTTTGGCGCTCTGCCAGGCCAGGTCGATTTCCTTGGCCGGCTCGCCGAACAGGTCCAGCTGCGATTGGGCGTTGAGGTGGCCCTTGCGCAGCAGCACGGCGTTCATCAGCGCCTGAGTTAGTTTTCCCTCGTTGTCGGGCATAGGCACGAGAACGCCCAGCTCCTTGCGGATGCTCTCGGCCTTGCGCAAGATGACCTGCAGCACGGCGCCGTCAACGGGGTTGTCTTCACCGTACAGCATGGTGCTTCGCACCTCGCGGGCCTTTTGCCCGAAGCGGTCCACGCGGCCTTCTCGCTGCTCGTGCCGGGTGGGGTTCCAGCTGAGGTCGTAGTGGACGACGGCGGTGAACAGGCCCTGCAGGTTGATACCTTCGGACAGGCAGTCGGTGGCGACCAGCACGCGAGTCTCGCCCTCGCCCAACTGTTCGACCGCGGCTTCGCGCTCGTCGGGAGTTAGCTCACCGGTCACTGCCTTGATAGTGGCGGTCTTGAACTTCTCCCGCAGTGCCGCTGCCAGGTAGTGAGCCGTGGCGATGTAGCGGCAGAAGACAACCGGCTGGAAGCCATCCTTCAGCAGCAGCGCCACGTGCTCCTGCAGCTTGGCAAGTTTGGGGTCGTTCTGCTGGCCAGCCAGCGCCGCAGCACTAGTCATCAGCGCTTGCAGGCGTTGGCTGTCTTCGGTCTGGGCCCCGGGCTCGATGTCGTCGGTGGACAGTGCATCGTCGGTGCCGTCCAGCACGCGGTCGCTGGCCTGGGCCTCGAACTCCTCCAGG
Above is a window of Inhella inkyongensis DNA encoding:
- a CDS encoding Eco57I restriction-modification methylase domain-containing protein, producing the protein MAKKPLHQLAYRAIRIEGGLLPAEELTRLTLLADPKASEQTEPQYRIAKGLKLRDEIARDFKIALTLWQDFQALRRRQDVQAHEVTVREWLLPLLRDVLHFSDAARCPAIEHAGHQYAIGYAGNGGRVPLVFAGFDQPLDSAAERFGETNPDTGKTRRRSPFMLAQEALNASDASLWAIVSNGLTLRILRDNASLTRPAYIEVDLEALFTEELLADFSAFWLLAHASRFGTAETPPTDCPWERWRAAGQQAGVTVRGKLRYQVAEALRALGTGFLSHPANGALRTALQSTQDGYDRQAFFEELLRLVYRFIFLATVEDRRDRGTGERLVFAPDASDEAKARYLTGYSLTWLRDRAVRRSQHDRHADLWHALIITFGSLAGGQPALGLPALGGLFDADQCPRLDAAQLDNRHLLAAVFQLGWFRADGALSRVNYRDMGPEELGSVYESLLELVPDLQGLASPTTARLAFVGDDETDASTKGNTRKLTGSYYTPDSLVQELIKSALEPVIAQTVKANPERPVEALLALTVCDPACGSGHFLLSAARRLADEVALHRAAAEREGGAPTPTDYRHALRDVVGRCIFGVDKNPMAIQLAKTALWLEAYSPDRPLSFVDHHLRVGDALLGVLDPKVLEGGIPDEAYTALSGDEKAVASALKKQNKADLKSWRQIAGGDLLTQAGLAAQAVSVETLDDDTPEHLAAKRQAWATAQAQAQRSSFARLADTYVAAFLAPKLAGAADAVPLSGYLWGVLSGQAPKAEVEDVAQALCRQHSVFHWWLAFPQVAAKGGFSVMLGNPPWERIKLQEEEFFATRSPLVAMAKNKAERALRIEWLREGVLLHRVNPDLERAEGLTPPNRAEMALYASFIAARRGAEAASLYAHDSRRYPLTGVGDVNTYALFSETFFQATAPDGRAGFIVPTGIATDDSTKAYFERLALGGHLRSLLCLENEEFVFPSVHHAFRFALLTLGGKPDDEAASLVFFARQPEQIHDRHRRFSLTPDEFALINPNTRTCPVFRSKRDAELTKKLYRAAPVLITEGEVGEDGKSLRLEVNPWGIRFQTMFHMSGDSGLFATTPATSGPSALLPLYEAKMIHQFDHRWATYVAAASGVAGEVETADLSDAQKGDPVCTVRPRYWVDEREVLARIARVPARVARAWLLTHQQGPYADFDDEKSLEFAVASWLAGEWMRRLCGHGLTNASARVLAEAQWRATAEMDRGAAALLGALRRTRGGEDLSNWAKWARQDAETPFDNAEETAVQVWQQSFHGLSNAGTRIGSLLNFVDEWMDRRSPRWLMGWRDITGVEKVRTVIGTVMPRLGVGHTLPLYFCQGKAPLQACLLGNWQSITFDYVARQKVGGTHLTYGYLKQFPVLPPGSYTDADLAFIVPRVLELTYTSHDLQAWGEDLAAYDPRPAAEQGQPFAWNPERRAQLRAELDAYYARLYGLTRDELRYILDPKDVMGADYPSETFRVLQEGEMRTYREYRTRRLVLEAWDQQASVSFTPQPVPVSYPELGMIRNAEEGRLAGLVTALVAERTEGCSLADIQSAVAALAAAGHYLAPEEGARFESLRPALGMNDVMPLLSRVQPIVQRLAGVDVLVRSTRDGKAFYTRGAGASPGDVIQLPEHPETARLLWRAESRRVAAEVEKSAALPASPKATGTQ
- a CDS encoding helicase-related protein: MNAPTPEFLPGSLVAARGREWIVLPESDTQTLRLRPLGGGERDETLIYLPLERQPVQPATFPWPSVAQARNHSASQLLLDALQLKLRSGAGPFRSFGNIAVEPRAYQLVPLLMALKQPTVRLLIADDVGIGKTIEGALIARELLDRGEVQRMTVLCPPHLCEQWQRELAERFHIPAVVVRSNTADRLERDLPPGTSVFHAHPYTVVSLDYIKSERRREAFQRFCPEFVIVDEAHTCTQAGQGRQQRYQLLKGLAADATRHLVLLTATPHSGDEEAFFNLLGLLRTDFTQLKDLPAGQRSDLREDLSRHFVQRRRPDIAEWQDTSMFPDRKSAEITYKLTGAWGQLFNDVLAYARELVERSEGQGLREQRMNWWAALALLRCISSSPAAAVNALRTRLQGALGEAGGAEATSLEEFEAQASDRVLDGTDDALSTDDIEPGAQTEDSQRLQALMTSAAALAGQQNDPKLAKLQEHVALLLKDGFQPVVFCRYIATAHYLAAALREKFKTATIKAVTGELTPDEREAAVEQLGEGETRVLVATDCLSEGINLQGLFTAVVHYDLSWNPTRHEQREGRVDRFGQKAREVRSTMLYGEDNPVDGAVLQVILRKAESIRKELGVLVPMPDNEGKLTQALMNAVLLRKGHLNAQSQLDLFGEPAKEIDLAWQSAKEKAKQNRSIFAQRRLKPEDVLPEWRKSATVLGGEAEVERFVSRAAAQLGAPLQPVKQHFKLLTEHLPPAVRERLAAEGLANTLRIDFHQPAAQGANFVHRTHPLVSVLADTLLEQALDDASTTADDAAVARAGAAFVHGVSLKTTVLLLRIRHQLTVTHGSQTRLLMCEEAVAVAASGSEPFAELAPDMTRQLLGAETTRNMPAPLRDRQLQTALDALPSWQPQLEAMAKARAQALLADHRRVREAAEGRGSYQVTASLPVDVMGLYVLLPDAATSNAVGA